Part of the Synergistaceae bacterium genome, ATCGTTACAGCAGATCTGCAGTCGTTGATACCTTCATAAACTAATTGACGAGGTGAACACTCTTTCGTACCCTTGCAACGTAAAAACGCTCTTAACGGGACAGAATCTCCAGCAGCAACACCCATAATTGCCGCAATTTTTTCCGTTACAGCAGCTCCGCCGACTGAGCATTTATTTACTGGTGCACCTTCATTAACAACTCCTGAAGCATAACCATCGCAGCCGGGATAACCGCAGCCGCCGCAGTTTGCACCGGGCAA contains:
- a CDS encoding RnfABCDGE type electron transport complex subunit B; this encodes MNISHVMIAPLALMGIMGGIFGVLLAVASIVFRVHQDERIGLIRAALPGANCGGCGYPGCDGYASGVVNEGAPVNKCSVGGAAVTEKIAAIMGVAAGDSVPLRAFLRCKGTKECSPRQLVYEGINDCRSAVT